The Streptomyces sp. YIM 121038 genome includes a window with the following:
- a CDS encoding amidoligase family protein has protein sequence MGSGSRIDHQHHLVATTAAGTTITAPDDAVSLSPDDEHRHLASQVLSLGTLVRDDEATPEQTEEFYRLRQRLQDEFGQTQQALDEQIADDTGAAAGVSIPAQRGLPDFQAPEDRAVQRAAAQQVLDEVAAEHQAAVALQEQARQQQPAEEPVSYTENFDAFQRDFEAARERAERGEQVIPYMTENATGGLGARDGGRGFGVEIEFDIEPGADRQQAIRNIARGLRDAGLTRTAQQYGYHSQRRAGYTDAPDGWRLESDCTVAGELVSPIMYDEPQTWQNLAAACEVIQRNGGRASVRTGGHVHVGMHDFDHDVANHNRLMHTFARHEDVLYRLAQNPAAEGQRHRGTRWCTPNQVPSDGYQSVNSVRAWHGHAVNLEGAIRGGQSAHGEFRLWDGSLNPAVIQTQIKLSLGMAAAAVRQDTAPSGPRMSLGSHREQRSQAGLGQRRRLSGDDWRTNTADFRQMIDTLYQRPEDMAQATALYQQTRWQRR, from the coding sequence ATGGGGTCCGGCAGCAGAATCGACCACCAGCACCACCTCGTCGCCACTACGGCGGCGGGTACCACCATTACCGCACCCGACGACGCCGTCAGCCTGTCACCAGACGACGAACACCGGCATCTGGCCAGTCAGGTGCTGAGCCTCGGCACGCTGGTGAGGGACGACGAGGCGACGCCTGAGCAAACCGAGGAGTTCTACCGCCTGCGCCAGCGCCTCCAGGACGAGTTCGGGCAGACGCAGCAAGCACTCGACGAGCAGATCGCCGACGATACCGGTGCAGCGGCGGGGGTTTCCATCCCGGCGCAGCGGGGCCTGCCGGACTTTCAGGCCCCGGAAGACCGCGCTGTCCAGCGCGCCGCGGCCCAACAGGTCCTCGACGAAGTCGCCGCTGAACACCAAGCGGCGGTCGCCCTCCAGGAGCAGGCACGACAACAGCAGCCAGCTGAGGAACCGGTCAGCTACACCGAGAACTTCGATGCCTTCCAGCGGGACTTCGAGGCCGCACGCGAACGGGCGGAGCGCGGGGAGCAGGTCATCCCGTACATGACGGAGAACGCCACCGGCGGGCTCGGTGCCCGGGACGGCGGCCGAGGCTTCGGCGTGGAGATCGAGTTCGACATCGAGCCCGGGGCCGACCGCCAGCAGGCGATCCGAAACATCGCCCGAGGCCTGCGGGACGCCGGACTGACCCGTACCGCCCAGCAGTACGGCTACCACTCCCAGCGGCGCGCGGGGTACACCGACGCTCCGGATGGCTGGCGCCTGGAATCGGACTGCACCGTGGCCGGAGAACTCGTCTCGCCGATCATGTACGACGAGCCACAGACCTGGCAGAACCTTGCCGCAGCCTGCGAGGTCATCCAGCGCAACGGCGGCCGCGCCTCCGTGCGGACGGGCGGCCACGTGCATGTGGGCATGCACGACTTCGACCACGACGTCGCCAACCACAACCGGCTCATGCACACCTTTGCCCGGCACGAGGACGTCCTGTACCGGCTCGCGCAGAACCCTGCCGCGGAGGGCCAACGCCACCGCGGAACACGGTGGTGCACGCCGAACCAGGTGCCCTCGGACGGGTACCAGTCGGTCAACTCGGTCCGGGCCTGGCACGGACACGCGGTCAACCTGGAGGGGGCCATACGTGGCGGACAGAGCGCGCACGGTGAGTTCCGGCTGTGGGACGGATCGCTCAATCCGGCCGTCATCCAGACGCAGATCAAGCTGTCCCTGGGGATGGCCGCCGCGGCCGTCCGTCAGGACACCGCTCCTTCCGGACCGCGCATGTCCCTGGGCAGCCACCGGGAGCAGCGCAGCCAGGCCGGGCTCGGACAGCGGCGGCGGCTGTCCGGTGACGACTGGCGCACGAACACCGCCGACTTCCGGCAGATGATCGACACCCTCTACCAGCGCCCGGAGGATATGGCGCAGGCAACAGCTCTGTACCAGCAGACTCGCTGGCAACGCCGCTAA